In Fusobacterium massiliense, a single window of DNA contains:
- a CDS encoding peptidyl-prolyl cis-trans isomerase, which translates to MDNNVLHEILLRKARAAEYTNFEVEQINIQSEALFIRYFLERETDKILESSTIEEETIKKFYEDNKSILKKEKEVKIETIFIRDLKKAEKVLNEINQKNFKTLKKENDEKVNVLENDEFIGISRIHPQIAELIGKHKKGIIKELAYIEDGAHIIWIKDIIEEREATYEESKEFITIELKKSLFNQIYENLINSIINEKVSLDNTSAEKENK; encoded by the coding sequence ATGGATAATAATGTATTACATGAAATTTTATTAAGAAAAGCTAGAGCAGCTGAGTACACAAATTTTGAAGTAGAACAAATTAACATTCAGTCGGAAGCTCTTTTTATTAGATATTTTTTAGAAAGAGAAACTGACAAAATTTTAGAAAGTTCTACTATTGAGGAAGAAACTATAAAAAAATTCTATGAAGACAACAAAAGTATTTTAAAGAAAGAAAAAGAAGTTAAAATAGAAACTATTTTTATTAGAGATTTAAAAAAAGCTGAAAAAGTATTAAATGAAATTAATCAAAAAAACTTTAAAACATTAAAAAAAGAAAACGATGAAAAAGTAAATGTTTTAGAAAATGACGAGTTTATTGGTATTAGTAGAATACATCCTCAAATAGCTGAACTTATAGGAAAACACAAAAAAGGAATTATTAAAGAACTTGCTTATATTGAAGATGGTGCTCATATAATTTGGATTAAAGATATAATCGAAGAAAGAGAAGCTACTTATGAAGAAAGCAAGGAATTTATAACAATTGAACTAAAAAAATCTCTATTCAATCAAATATATGAAAATTTAATAAATAGTATAATAAACGAGAAAGTAAGTTTAGATAATACTTCCGCTGAAAAAGAAAACAAATAA
- the era gene encoding GTPase Era: MKAGFIAVVGRPNVGKSTLINKLVAEKVAIVSDKAGTTRDNIKGILNVKDDQYIFIDTPGIHKPKHLLGEYMTNIAVKILRDVDVILFLVDASKPIGTGDQFVMERILENSKKPRILLVNKVDLITDIQKEEKLQEIEEKLGKFDKIIFASGMYAFGLSNLLETLNPYLEEGVKYYPDDMYTDMSTYRIITEIVREKILLKTRDEIPHSVAVEIIEVKREEGKVDKFNINIYVERDSQKGIIIGKNGKMLKEIGTEARNEIERLLDQKIYLGLWVKVKDEWRKKKPFLKEMGYIEEK, encoded by the coding sequence ATGAAAGCTGGATTCATAGCTGTTGTTGGAAGACCAAATGTTGGGAAATCAACACTTATAAATAAGCTTGTGGCTGAAAAAGTTGCAATAGTTTCAGATAAAGCTGGAACAACAAGAGATAATATTAAGGGAATTTTAAATGTAAAAGATGATCAATATATTTTCATAGATACTCCAGGTATACATAAACCAAAACATCTTTTGGGAGAATATATGACGAATATCGCTGTTAAGATACTCAGAGATGTAGATGTTATATTGTTTTTAGTTGATGCTTCAAAACCAATAGGAACTGGAGATCAGTTTGTTATGGAAAGAATATTAGAAAATTCTAAAAAACCTAGAATTTTACTTGTTAATAAAGTGGATTTAATAACAGATATTCAAAAAGAAGAGAAACTACAAGAGATTGAAGAAAAATTAGGAAAATTTGATAAAATAATTTTTGCTTCTGGTATGTATGCTTTTGGTCTTAGTAATCTTTTAGAGACTTTAAATCCTTACTTAGAAGAAGGTGTAAAATATTATCCAGATGACATGTATACAGATATGTCAACTTATAGAATAATTACTGAAATAGTTCGTGAAAAAATTCTTTTAAAAACTAGAGATGAAATACCTCATTCTGTTGCTGTTGAGATAATAGAGGTTAAAAGAGAAGAGGGGAAAGTTGATAAATTTAATATCAATATCTATGTTGAAAGAGATTCACAAAAAGGAATTATCATAGGAAAAAATGGAAAAATGTTAAAAGAAATTGGGACAGAAGCAAGAAATGAGATAGAAAGATTGTTAGATCAAAAGATTTATCTAGGACTTTGGGTAAAAGTTAAAGATGAATGGAGAAAAAAGAAACCTTTCTTAAAAGAAATGGGCTATATTGAAGAAAAATAA
- a CDS encoding site-specific integrase, producing MDLLELYLEELRNKKNLSELSIEAYQNQIEDYLLFLKQNGENITEVKKNVFDEYFIELEKKYKKTSLRKKYSIIRGFYKFLFKNRYVNDIFSYDFIENKLQEETSVSSNNSEDSSVFEKKEISYEEFLNQLSENLNELRIKLICRLVIECNINLTNIFEIQINDLLKYDFKKVIIRKNRKIISYDLEKEFEELLSSYYKKYAIEKRFLFGAYSKASFNNDMKKYNVNLRKLKKSLEEEDNDIQAKIRELYFNIGIGDKK from the coding sequence GTGGATTTATTAGAATTGTATTTGGAAGAGTTAAGAAATAAGAAAAATTTATCTGAATTATCAATAGAAGCATATCAAAATCAAATAGAAGATTATCTTTTGTTTTTAAAGCAAAATGGAGAAAATATTACAGAAGTAAAAAAGAATGTTTTTGATGAATATTTTATCGAACTTGAAAAAAAATATAAAAAAACAAGTCTTAGAAAGAAATATAGTATCATAAGAGGTTTTTATAAATTTTTATTTAAAAATAGATATGTAAATGATATTTTTTCTTATGACTTTATTGAAAATAAACTTCAAGAAGAAACATCTGTGTCAAGTAATAATAGTGAAGATAGTAGTGTTTTTGAAAAAAAAGAAATTTCCTATGAAGAATTTTTGAATCAATTAAGTGAAAATTTAAATGAGTTAAGAATAAAATTGATTTGTAGGTTAGTGATTGAGTGCAATATAAATCTTACTAATATTTTTGAAATTCAAATTAATGATTTATTGAAATACGATTTTAAAAAAGTAATTATTAGAAAAAATAGAAAAATTATTAGTTACGATTTAGAAAAAGAGTTTGAAGAATTGCTAAGCTCTTACTATAAAAAATATGCAATTGAGAAAAGATTTTTATTTGGTGCATACAGCAAGGCAAGTTTTAATAATGATATGAAAAAATATAATGTAAATTTAAGAAAATTAAAGAAAAGTTTGGAAGAAGAAGATAATGATATTCAAGCTAAGATAAGAGAACTTTATTTTAATATAGGAATAGGAGATAAAAAATGA
- the recN gene encoding DNA repair protein RecN gives MGRKLMLRELKIENLAIIDELDIEFDEGFIVLTGETGAGKSIILSGINLLIGEKANVDMIRDGEENLVAQGVFDVDEEQKEKLDKLGIETPDNEVIIRRYLNRNGKAKIFVNNTRVSMTDLKEIAATLVDIVGQHSHQMLLNKSNHIKLLDSFLPKEAKEIKSNLAESLKKYKEIEIKIQNIEKIKNETLEKKEFFQYQLEEIEKLKLKKGEDEILESEYKRAFNAEKIRERVFESLDYLKNDDDSALSLIITSKEDMEYLEKYDERYGKIANRLETIYYDLEDCAEDIQNMSREISTEQGDLDKIAGRLNTLKRIKEKYKREISEIIEYRENLKEKLDSLDSGDFKTKELKKELQKIGEEYKKEALRLTQLREKVASKIEDELGKELKFLNMEDAKLKIMIKKEDRMSDEGNDDVEFLISTNIGQGLKSLVKIASGGEVSRVMLALKVIFSKVDKIPILIFDEIDTGVGGETVRKIALKLKEIGKSTQIISITHSPVIASKASQQFYIEKSVENEKTISRVKKLNFEERVKEIGRMLVGEKVTEDVLEIANSMLNEG, from the coding sequence ATGGGGAGAAAACTTATGCTAAGAGAACTAAAAATAGAAAATTTAGCTATTATAGATGAACTAGATATTGAGTTTGATGAAGGATTTATTGTTTTAACTGGAGAAACAGGAGCTGGAAAATCTATTATTTTAAGTGGAATAAACCTTTTAATCGGAGAAAAAGCTAATGTAGATATGATAAGAGATGGAGAAGAAAACTTGGTAGCTCAAGGAGTATTCGATGTTGATGAGGAGCAAAAGGAAAAATTAGATAAACTTGGAATAGAGACACCAGATAATGAAGTAATAATTAGAAGATATCTAAATAGGAATGGGAAAGCTAAGATTTTTGTTAATAATACTAGAGTTTCTATGACAGATTTGAAAGAGATTGCTGCTACTTTAGTTGATATAGTTGGACAGCACTCACATCAAATGCTATTAAATAAATCTAATCATATAAAGTTATTAGACAGTTTTTTACCTAAGGAAGCTAAGGAGATAAAGAGTAATTTAGCTGAAAGTTTAAAAAAATACAAAGAAATTGAAATAAAAATTCAAAATATAGAAAAAATAAAAAATGAAACTTTAGAAAAAAAAGAATTTTTTCAATATCAATTAGAAGAAATAGAGAAATTGAAATTGAAAAAAGGAGAAGATGAGATTTTAGAAAGTGAATATAAAAGAGCATTTAATGCTGAAAAAATAAGAGAAAGAGTATTTGAAAGTTTAGATTATCTAAAAAACGATGATGACTCTGCATTGAGTTTGATTATAACAAGTAAAGAAGATATGGAATATTTGGAAAAATATGACGAAAGATATGGGAAAATAGCCAATAGACTAGAAACTATTTACTATGACTTAGAAGATTGTGCAGAGGATATTCAAAATATGTCTAGAGAAATTAGTACAGAACAGGGAGATTTAGACAAAATAGCAGGCAGACTTAATACTTTAAAAAGAATAAAAGAAAAATATAAAAGAGAAATATCAGAAATTATTGAATATAGAGAAAATTTGAAAGAAAAATTAGACAGTTTAGACAGTGGAGATTTTAAAACAAAAGAATTAAAAAAAGAACTTCAAAAAATTGGGGAAGAATATAAAAAAGAAGCATTGAGATTAACTCAGTTAAGAGAAAAAGTTGCAAGTAAAATTGAAGATGAATTGGGTAAAGAATTAAAATTTTTAAATATGGAAGATGCAAAATTAAAAATTATGATAAAAAAAGAAGATAGAATGTCTGATGAGGGAAATGATGATGTCGAATTTTTAATTTCAACTAATATTGGTCAGGGTTTGAAATCGTTGGTTAAAATTGCATCTGGTGGAGAAGTTAGTAGGGTTATGCTAGCATTAAAAGTTATATTTTCTAAGGTTGATAAAATACCAATTTTAATATTTGATGAAATAGATACTGGAGTTGGTGGAGAAACTGTTAGAAAAATAGCATTAAAGCTAAAAGAGATTGGAAAAAGTACTCAAATAATTTCTATAACTCACTCTCCAGTTATAGCTTCAAAAGCATCTCAACAGTTCTATATTGAAAAATCTGTTGAAAATGAAAAAACTATAAGTAGGGTTAAAAAATTAAATTTTGAAGAAAGAGTAAAAGAAATTGGAAGAATGTTAGTAGGAGAAAAAGTAACAGAAGATGTTTTAGAAATTGCTAACAGCATGTTGAATGAGGGCTAA
- a CDS encoding NAD(+)/NADH kinase, with translation MIKIGIIYNSDKEEAIKIYKELKSYLLSNQKFEVVETKDFVRAEYIVIIGGDGTLLRSFKILKNKKVKVIAINSGTLGYLTEIRKDKYREIFENILLGKISIESRHYFKVKINNSSYSALNEVLLTRENIKRNIVATEIYVDNKFLGKFKGDGVIISTPTGSTAYSLSAGGPIITPELKVFLITPIASHNLNTRPIIISGNLKIVLKLVKPSEMGYLNIDGNTHKKIKIEDEIEISYANDTLKLVIPEDRNYYNVLREKLKWGENLC, from the coding sequence ATGATAAAAATAGGGATAATATACAATTCAGATAAAGAAGAAGCTATAAAAATATATAAAGAATTAAAATCTTATTTACTATCAAATCAAAAATTTGAAGTAGTAGAAACTAAAGATTTTGTTAGGGCAGAGTATATTGTTATTATAGGTGGAGATGGAACTTTACTTAGAAGTTTTAAAATTTTAAAAAATAAAAAAGTCAAAGTAATAGCAATAAACTCAGGAACATTAGGCTACCTTACAGAAATTAGAAAAGATAAGTATAGAGAAATTTTTGAAAATATTTTGTTAGGAAAAATAAGTATAGAAAGTAGACACTATTTTAAGGTTAAAATAAATAATTCTTCTTATAGTGCTTTAAATGAAGTATTATTGACTAGAGAAAACATAAAAAGAAACATTGTTGCTACAGAAATTTATGTGGATAATAAATTTTTAGGGAAATTTAAAGGAGATGGAGTTATAATTTCAACTCCAACAGGTTCAACTGCATATTCACTTTCTGCAGGAGGTCCTATAATAACTCCAGAATTAAAAGTTTTTTTAATTACTCCAATAGCTTCACATAATTTAAACACTAGACCTATAATAATATCTGGTAATTTAAAAATCGTATTAAAATTAGTAAAACCAAGTGAAATGGGATATCTAAATATAGATGGGAATACACATAAAAAAATAAAAATTGAAGATGAAATTGAAATAAGTTATGCTAACGATACTTTAAAGCTAGTTATTCCAGAAGATAGAAATTATTATAATGTTTTGAGAGAAAAGTTGAAATGGGGAGAAAACTTATGCTAA
- a CDS encoding murein hydrolase activator EnvC family protein, with product MKTKKYNNLVFLFLLFSVSSYSSSVNDMNTRLKNIDKEIEKKNTRIKAIDTETSKIEKMIKDLEEEIKKNEKEREEIESDINTIKKNIDYGNKNLEISEVEHNKKELELVAKIIAWDKYKKLHPNEVGDKVILNKNYREVLHGDLKRMDHIERITGDIKEVKEEIEEQKRKLDKLEADLRENLKRSDAKRAEQSRLKEKLGIEKKGHESSIEKLKKEKIRISREIERIIRENARRAAEKAAREAAERARKEKEKRNASKKNTKNSNKKVEEETEEVIVKEPVIQKISNPEAYRRVGKTIMPINGPVVVYFNQKKAGVVESNGIEIRGKLGAQVVAAKSGVVIYADNFQGLGKVVMIDYGSGIIGVYGNLLAVKASRGSSVSAGQTIGVLGLSSEKEPNLYYELRVNLKPIDPMPTF from the coding sequence ATGAAAACTAAAAAATATAATAACTTAGTTTTTCTGTTTCTTTTGTTCTCTGTTTCTAGTTATTCTTCATCAGTAAATGATATGAATACAAGATTAAAAAATATAGATAAAGAGATTGAAAAGAAAAATACTAGAATCAAAGCGATAGATACAGAAACTTCTAAAATCGAAAAAATGATAAAAGATTTGGAAGAAGAAATAAAAAAGAATGAAAAAGAAAGAGAAGAAATTGAATCTGATATAAATACAATTAAAAAAAATATTGACTATGGGAATAAAAACTTAGAAATTTCTGAGGTTGAACATAATAAAAAAGAATTAGAGTTAGTTGCTAAAATAATTGCTTGGGATAAGTATAAAAAGCTTCATCCAAATGAAGTAGGAGATAAGGTAATTCTTAATAAAAATTATAGAGAAGTTTTACATGGAGATCTAAAAAGAATGGATCATATTGAAAGAATTACTGGAGATATTAAAGAAGTAAAAGAAGAAATAGAAGAACAAAAAAGAAAACTAGATAAACTTGAAGCAGATCTTAGAGAAAATTTAAAGAGAAGTGATGCGAAGAGAGCAGAGCAAAGCAGACTAAAGGAAAAATTGGGAATAGAGAAAAAAGGACACGAATCTTCTATTGAAAAATTAAAGAAAGAAAAAATAAGAATTTCTAGAGAGATAGAAAGAATAATTAGAGAAAATGCTAGAAGAGCAGCAGAAAAAGCTGCAAGAGAAGCTGCTGAAAGAGCAAGAAAAGAAAAGGAAAAGAGAAATGCTTCTAAGAAAAATACTAAAAATTCAAATAAAAAAGTAGAAGAAGAAACAGAAGAAGTAATAGTTAAAGAACCAGTTATACAAAAGATATCTAATCCAGAAGCCTATAGAAGAGTTGGGAAAACTATTATGCCTATAAATGGTCCAGTAGTTGTATATTTTAATCAAAAGAAAGCTGGAGTTGTTGAAAGTAATGGTATAGAAATTAGAGGGAAATTAGGAGCTCAAGTTGTAGCTGCAAAATCTGGAGTAGTAATTTATGCCGATAATTTCCAAGGCTTAGGAAAAGTAGTTATGATAGATTATGGAAGTGGTATTATTGGAGTTTATGGTAATTTGCTTGCCGTTAAGGCTTCAAGAGGTTCAAGTGTAAGTGCTGGACAAACAATAGGAGTATTAGGTTTATCAAGTGAAAAAGAGCCTAACTTATACTATGAATTAAGAGTAAATTTAAAACCAATAGATCCAATGCCAACATTTTAA
- a CDS encoding permease-like cell division protein FtsX, producing MYKLFGYGLKDIPYIKRLKNRVFYSIIITIISLNIFVNISLNLKSISEQTLYNSVIVADLQSNLTNEQKNNLEKEVYKIASVKAVRYMDKSESFKNLQNELNISIPESSNPLSDSLVIYVKNIENLNLIQDKLEEKEEIKEVYRDDSYLKLSEKQGLVFSMVKTGSGVIAFFIALITIILFNLGVGIEFLNSANTGFDYAKNIKKSKKRGLFLFSSATVIGTLIFFNLYIYFRKYISGIKFEHTLLSFKEIILWHLLVIFIVNAIVYLMPANVGRIEYEDEEEAEYDDEFDEDFDDEFDDDESGEKDERENKLFKIINFDDEN from the coding sequence ATGTATAAATTATTTGGCTATGGATTAAAGGATATTCCTTATATAAAAAGATTAAAAAATAGAGTTTTTTATTCAATAATAATAACCATAATCTCATTAAATATTTTTGTAAATATTTCACTAAATTTGAAAAGTATATCAGAGCAAACTTTATATAATTCAGTTATTGTTGCTGATTTACAAAGTAATCTAACAAACGAACAAAAAAATAATTTAGAGAAAGAAGTCTACAAGATAGCTTCGGTAAAGGCAGTAAGATATATGGATAAATCTGAAAGTTTTAAAAATTTGCAAAATGAGTTGAATATATCAATACCGGAATCTAGTAACCCTCTTTCAGATTCTTTGGTTATATATGTAAAAAATATTGAAAATTTAAATTTGATTCAAGATAAATTGGAAGAAAAAGAAGAGATTAAAGAAGTGTACAGAGATGATTCTTACTTAAAACTTTCAGAAAAACAAGGTTTAGTATTCTCTATGGTTAAAACAGGAAGTGGGGTAATTGCTTTTTTTATAGCTTTAATAACTATAATTTTATTTAATCTTGGAGTTGGAATAGAGTTTTTAAATTCGGCTAATACAGGATTTGATTATGCTAAAAATATAAAAAAATCTAAAAAAAGAGGTTTATTTCTATTCTCATCAGCAACTGTAATAGGAACTCTTATATTTTTTAATTTATATATTTATTTTAGAAAATATATATCAGGAATTAAATTTGAACATACTTTATTATCGTTTAAGGAAATAATACTTTGGCATTTACTAGTAATTTTTATAGTGAATGCAATAGTTTATTTAATGCCGGCAAACGTAGGAAGAATTGAGTATGAAGATGAAGAAGAAGCAGAGTATGATGATGAATTTGATGAAGATTTTGATGATGAATTTGATGATGATGAAAGTGGAGAAAAAGATGAAAGAGAAAATAAACTTTTTAAAATTATTAATTTTGATGATGAAAACTAA
- a CDS encoding MATE family efflux transporter, whose translation MKKKSTLSLIFKYAFPNVISMWIFTLYTIIDGIFIGKFVGATALAGVNLVFPLINLIFSISIMIGVGSSTIIAIKFGENKIEEGNKILTSAVFINFIFSIAITTAILIFYNPIIEILGAKNGTDIYLFTKEYLQYIIPFSIFYMIGYALEIYIKVDGKPSYPAYCVLVGGITNLALDYIFVVKFNWGVKGSAIATGISQIASCSLLIYYIFFKAKIIKFVKVNTFFIKKTFIIFKIGFPEFLTEVSSGILILIYNLVILNKIGVQGISVYSVITYITSFITMTMIGFGQGMQPIISYYLGEKNYKKINDIFKKSLFLLSTIGVFVFLLINFFTVNLGKLFFDENILVLELKKYLSIYSLSYIILGINIFISSYFTALKKPLYSSLITFPRTILFNGILLLVLPIFFGNNSIWTVSFLSEFLTIFICIFLFYKKI comes from the coding sequence ATGAAAAAAAAATCAACTTTATCATTAATCTTTAAATATGCTTTCCCAAATGTTATATCTATGTGGATTTTTACTCTCTACACTATTATAGATGGAATTTTTATTGGAAAATTTGTAGGAGCTACTGCTTTAGCTGGTGTTAATTTAGTTTTTCCTCTAATCAATCTTATATTTTCAATATCAATAATGATAGGAGTTGGAAGTTCTACGATTATAGCAATAAAATTTGGTGAAAATAAAATTGAAGAAGGAAATAAAATTCTAACATCAGCAGTGTTTATAAATTTTATTTTTAGCATTGCTATTACAACTGCTATTTTAATTTTTTATAATCCTATTATAGAAATACTTGGTGCAAAAAATGGGACAGATATTTATCTTTTTACAAAAGAATATTTGCAATATATAATACCTTTCAGTATCTTTTATATGATTGGCTATGCTCTTGAAATATATATAAAAGTAGATGGGAAACCAAGCTATCCAGCATACTGTGTTTTAGTCGGTGGGATTACCAATTTAGCTCTTGATTATATTTTTGTTGTAAAATTTAATTGGGGAGTTAAAGGTTCTGCCATTGCAACAGGAATTTCCCAAATAGCAAGTTGCTCATTATTAATTTATTATATTTTTTTTAAAGCCAAAATCATAAAATTTGTAAAAGTTAATACTTTTTTCATAAAAAAAACTTTTATAATTTTTAAAATAGGATTTCCGGAGTTTTTAACAGAAGTATCTTCTGGAATTTTAATATTAATTTATAATCTTGTGATTTTAAATAAAATTGGTGTTCAAGGAATATCTGTTTACAGTGTAATAACTTACATTACTTCATTTATTACCATGACAATGATAGGTTTTGGTCAAGGTATGCAACCTATTATAAGTTATTATCTTGGAGAGAAAAATTATAAAAAAATCAATGATATTTTTAAAAAATCATTATTTTTATTGTCAACTATAGGTGTATTTGTCTTTCTATTAATTAATTTTTTTACTGTCAATTTAGGAAAACTTTTTTTTGATGAAAATATATTAGTTTTAGAATTAAAAAAATATTTAAGTATTTATAGCTTATCTTATATAATACTAGGAATAAATATTTTTATTTCTTCTTACTTTACCGCTTTAAAAAAGCCTTTATATTCATCACTTATCACTTTTCCAAGAACTATTTTATTCAATGGTATATTACTTTTAGTTTTACCTATTTTTTTTGGAAATAACAGTATATGGACAGTAAGTTTTTTAAGTGAATTTTTAACAATATTTATTTGTATTTTTTTATTTTATAAAAAAATATAA
- a CDS encoding flavin reductase family protein, with protein sequence MKKRYLKGSVILNPVPVVLITCRNLEGKENIFTVAWIGTVCSKPPMLSISIRPERLSYDYIKETMEFTVNIPNRKLTKITDFCGVRSGRQINKIEEMNLTMVKGSEIETSFIEECPISIECKVKEIIKLGSHDMFIAEVLCSHINEDLFDEKDKIDLTKADLIAYSHGEYFSVDKNPLGKFGYSVMKKKKKKIKNK encoded by the coding sequence ATGAAAAAAAGATATTTAAAAGGAAGTGTAATTTTAAATCCAGTTCCTGTTGTACTAATAACTTGTAGAAATTTAGAAGGAAAAGAAAATATTTTTACTGTTGCATGGATAGGAACAGTCTGCTCAAAACCTCCTATGCTTTCAATTTCAATAAGACCTGAAAGATTGTCTTATGACTACATAAAAGAAACTATGGAATTTACAGTTAATATTCCCAATAGAAAATTAACAAAAATAACCGATTTTTGTGGTGTTCGTTCTGGAAGACAAATAAACAAGATAGAAGAAATGAATTTAACCATGGTCAAAGGAAGTGAAATTGAAACTTCGTTTATTGAAGAATGTCCAATTAGTATAGAATGTAAGGTTAAAGAAATTATAAAACTTGGTAGCCATGATATGTTTATAGCTGAAGTTCTTTGCTCTCATATAAATGAGGATTTATTCGATGAAAAAGATAAAATTGATTTAACAAAAGCTGACCTTATAGCTTACTCTCACGGTGAATACTTTTCTGTTGATAAAAATCCTTTAGGAAAATTTGGTTATTCTGTTATGAAGAAGAAAAAGAAAAAAATAAAGAATAAATAG
- a CDS encoding DHHA1 domain-containing protein, producing MADILYDTRSKNLNAPKVVILTHGDADGLVSAMVVKTFEELEDKNKSFLIMSSMDVTLEQTDKIFDYICKYTSLGSKDRVYILDRPIPSMDWLKMRYLAYTNIINIDHHLTNNPTLYKDECCCDDIYFFWDDKVSAAFLTLKWFEPLVEKGENYKKMYEKLYPLVEATSCWDIFSWKTLGTSQEDILLKKRALAINSAEKILGTEAFYKAINKNLNSSTYIKDLFNYFFCLDEAYEIKIKNYFDFAKRTIYELNHKSYKIGVAYGIDGDYQSIISDKIFQDKKSNYDILAFLNPYGTVSFRSKNEADVSEIAKKLGEVVGFSGGGHKNAAGCRICDKEEIKNKILEIFENSLEKI from the coding sequence ATGGCTGATATTTTATACGATACTAGGTCAAAAAATCTAAATGCTCCTAAAGTTGTTATTCTAACTCATGGAGATGCAGATGGGTTAGTGTCAGCTATGGTTGTAAAAACTTTCGAAGAATTGGAGGATAAAAATAAATCATTCCTTATAATGAGTAGTATGGATGTTACACTTGAACAGACAGATAAAATTTTTGATTATATCTGCAAGTACACATCTTTAGGTTCTAAGGATAGAGTTTATATTTTAGATAGACCTATTCCTAGTATGGATTGGTTAAAAATGAGATATTTAGCATATACCAATATAATTAACATAGATCATCACTTAACTAATAATCCTACTCTGTATAAAGATGAGTGTTGTTGTGACGACATTTATTTTTTCTGGGATGATAAAGTCAGTGCTGCTTTTTTGACTTTGAAATGGTTTGAACCTTTAGTTGAAAAAGGTGAAAACTATAAAAAAATGTATGAAAAACTATATCCTTTAGTTGAAGCAACTTCTTGTTGGGATATTTTTTCTTGGAAAACTCTTGGAACTAGCCAAGAAGATATTTTACTTAAAAAAAGAGCTTTAGCAATTAATTCTGCTGAAAAAATATTAGGAACTGAAGCTTTTTATAAGGCTATAAATAAAAATTTAAACTCTTCTACATATATTAAAGATTTATTTAATTATTTTTTCTGCTTAGATGAAGCATATGAAATAAAGATAAAGAACTATTTTGATTTTGCTAAAAGAACTATCTATGAGTTAAATCATAAAAGTTATAAAATAGGTGTTGCCTATGGTATTGATGGAGATTACCAATCAATTATTTCTGATAAAATATTTCAAGATAAAAAATCAAACTACGATATACTAGCTTTTTTAAATCCTTACGGGACTGTTTCTTTTAGAAGTAAAAATGAAGCAGATGTTAGCGAAATTGCTAAAAAATTAGGAGAAGTTGTTGGTTTTTCTGGTGGTGGTCACAAAAATGCTGCCGGTTGTAGAATTTGTGATAAAGAAGAAATTAAAAATAAGATTTTAGAAATTTTTGAAAATTCTTTGGAAAAAATTTAA
- the truA gene encoding tRNA pseudouridine(38-40) synthase TruA produces MRKNIKIEYRYDGSNYFGLQRQPNQITVQGEIEKVLKIITKEDINLISAGRTDRAVHANHQVSNFFTTSTVPTEKYKYILNRLLPKDIDILKVEEVDLDFNARFNAKSREYIYLLSTVKNPFESRYYKFVNTNINTKELEKIFQSFVGIHDFKNFRLNDCSSKVTIREIYKIEVSSFAENKIKILIKGSSFLKSQVRIMVGIALEIYNKNLPYNHIELLLQDFSKEYKKYLAEPEGLYLNKIEY; encoded by the coding sequence ATGAGAAAGAATATTAAAATAGAATACAGATATGATGGAAGTAATTATTTTGGACTTCAAAGACAACCTAATCAAATAACTGTTCAAGGAGAAATAGAAAAAGTTTTAAAAATAATTACAAAAGAAGATATAAATTTAATTTCCGCTGGTAGAACTGATAGAGCTGTTCATGCTAATCATCAAGTTTCAAACTTCTTCACAACTTCCACAGTTCCTACAGAAAAATATAAATATATATTAAATAGATTACTTCCTAAAGATATTGATATTTTAAAAGTGGAAGAAGTTGATTTAGACTTTAATGCCCGTTTTAATGCTAAATCAAGAGAGTATATTTATCTGCTTTCAACAGTAAAAAATCCATTTGAAAGTAGGTATTATAAATTTGTAAATACAAACATAAATACAAAAGAACTAGAAAAAATTTTTCAAAGTTTTGTAGGAATCCATGATTTCAAGAACTTTAGATTAAACGATTGTTCTAGTAAGGTTACAATCAGAGAAATCTATAAAATCGAAGTTAGCTCTTTTGCAGAAAATAAAATAAAAATTTTAATAAAAGGTAGTTCCTTTTTGAAATCTCAGGTAAGAATTATGGTTGGTATTGCTTTAGAAATCTATAATAAAAATTTACCTTACAATCATATAGAACTACTTCTTCAAGATTTTTCTAAGGAATATAAAAAATATTTAGCAGAACCTGAAGGTTTATATTTAAACAAAATAGAGTACTAG